One window of Chamaesiphon minutus PCC 6605 genomic DNA carries:
- a CDS encoding FAD-dependent oxidoreductase yields the protein MIKRSLAAACFVSLLTVELGYPIAFAAETTPVAQTIGCDIAIAGGGLSGTATAYEGLLAGKQVCMTEITDWVGGQITSQGVSALDERPTQRSKKYFSRGYLEFRQKVQDYYGKLNVGSCWVSEVCFLPNDAHKLLYGMLKGAEKKGKGKLYWFPNTVVKELIVGKRGNGQQINAVVAIQHRPQPGAAPLNTEPLSQTIEDAYSYQDSPKFQKQKIIFIPTYKTPQQQATKPADWYVVDATETGELVGLADVPYRLGLDPRSADEPSAATTTGDPYCTQGFTYTFAMTTTEKPQLQIQPVSYQQYAPYYSYELKRLADFGLVYSYRRIFSTGAGKPMRFGGINYTAPAPGDISMQNWTWGNDYRPGSATDNLILDRSQLQIGGQLKPGGWMGGLRTDTLRKGEEHAQGFYYWLVAGTTDSRANPDPKAPDHWVKTPNPNHRYVSGLDTPMGTAHGLSKYPYIREGRRIIGRPSYGHKDGFVVAEVDMSRNNLLDPNKMPELSPAEYRRLQAVLSGANALNVLTGDKPTPRNRATMYADTVGIGHYAIDFHPCMQNSPPEAPNNSERLGARKGEGQAYPFQIPLRSMIPQKIDNMLIAGKSIATSHVAAAAYRIHSFEWSAGAAAGTTIAYALEKGITPAQMVENLPNRSPSLLELRKRLEANNNPTSFPNTSIFNNNWQEWK from the coding sequence ATGATAAAAAGATCCTTAGCTGCTGCCTGTTTTGTCTCGCTCTTGACAGTCGAATTAGGTTACCCGATCGCTTTTGCTGCTGAAACTACACCTGTCGCTCAGACGATTGGCTGCGATATCGCGATCGCCGGAGGTGGTTTGAGCGGTACGGCGACTGCCTATGAAGGCTTACTTGCTGGCAAACAAGTTTGCATGACTGAGATTACCGACTGGGTAGGCGGACAGATTACCTCTCAAGGTGTATCCGCATTAGACGAACGCCCCACTCAGCGATCGAAAAAATACTTTTCACGCGGCTACCTAGAATTTCGCCAAAAAGTTCAGGATTATTATGGCAAATTAAACGTCGGGAGCTGCTGGGTCAGTGAAGTTTGTTTCTTGCCCAACGACGCGCACAAACTTTTGTATGGAATGCTCAAGGGTGCTGAGAAAAAAGGCAAAGGCAAGCTATATTGGTTCCCAAATACGGTAGTTAAGGAATTAATTGTCGGCAAAAGAGGCAACGGACAACAGATTAATGCGGTAGTGGCAATTCAACATCGCCCCCAACCTGGAGCTGCACCGCTTAATACCGAACCGCTGTCGCAGACGATCGAAGATGCTTATAGTTATCAGGATTCTCCCAAGTTTCAAAAGCAAAAAATCATCTTCATTCCAACTTATAAAACTCCCCAACAACAAGCAACCAAACCCGCAGATTGGTATGTCGTCGATGCCACCGAGACAGGCGAACTGGTTGGTTTAGCAGATGTTCCCTACCGATTGGGACTCGATCCCCGCTCTGCTGACGAACCCTCTGCCGCAACTACAACTGGCGATCCTTACTGTACCCAAGGGTTTACCTATACGTTTGCGATGACGACAACGGAGAAACCACAACTCCAGATCCAACCCGTCTCTTATCAACAATACGCCCCCTACTATAGCTACGAACTCAAACGCCTAGCTGATTTTGGATTAGTCTACAGCTATCGCCGCATCTTCAGTACGGGAGCTGGCAAACCAATGAGATTTGGCGGTATTAATTATACAGCCCCAGCACCAGGCGATATCTCCATGCAAAACTGGACGTGGGGTAACGATTATCGTCCGGGTAGTGCCACTGATAATTTGATTCTCGATCGATCCCAACTGCAAATTGGCGGACAACTCAAACCAGGCGGTTGGATGGGCGGCTTACGCACCGATACCCTCCGCAAAGGCGAAGAACACGCTCAAGGCTTTTATTATTGGCTAGTGGCTGGTACTACCGATTCTCGTGCCAATCCCGATCCCAAAGCTCCCGACCACTGGGTGAAGACACCCAACCCCAATCATCGCTATGTGAGCGGCTTAGACACCCCCATGGGCACGGCGCATGGCTTATCAAAATATCCCTACATTCGGGAAGGCCGCCGAATCATCGGCAGACCTAGCTATGGGCATAAGGATGGATTTGTCGTTGCCGAGGTGGATATGAGCCGCAATAACCTACTCGATCCGAACAAAATGCCAGAACTATCCCCAGCAGAATATCGTCGCTTGCAGGCAGTTTTATCTGGGGCAAATGCGCTCAACGTATTGACTGGCGATAAACCGACACCGCGCAATCGAGCGACCATGTATGCAGATACGGTGGGCATCGGTCACTACGCGATCGATTTTCATCCCTGTATGCAAAACTCGCCACCAGAAGCCCCCAATAACAGCGAACGACTCGGCGCGCGCAAAGGTGAAGGCCAAGCTTACCCCTTCCAAATTCCGCTGCGATCGATGATTCCGCAAAAGATTGATAATATGTTAATAGCGGGTAAAAGTATCGCTACCAGTCATGTGGCTGCTGCTGCCTATCGCATTCACTCCTTTGAATGGTCGGCTGGAGCTGCGGCTGGTACTACGATTGCCTACGCGCTCGAAAAAGGCATCACCCCCGCTCAAATGGTCGAAAATCTCCCCAATCGATCGCCATCGTTACTAGAGCTACGCAAACGCCTAGAAGCGAATAACAATCCAACATCGTTTCCAAATACTTCGATTTTTAATAATAATTGGCAAGAGTGGAAGTAA
- a CDS encoding EcsC family protein: MGNQDRDASWAAMIDAAFAIVATASRTVAADLSESVGTVLYQFVDRGTETIGKAIAPIADNPAIKWATKVPGINWFMAALGQVNVEIVQQEVDTLRQQYPLDTPDRLAQRVIADTAWKAAGIGLVTNIIPPVALMLFAADLGAISALQAEMIYRIAIIYGFSPTDVARRGEVLAIWSLSTGSSGALKMGLSFVELLPGIGAVVGSAGDATLLYTLGHLACRFYEAKQKATLSTSNRSQL, translated from the coding sequence ATGGGTAATCAAGATCGCGACGCATCCTGGGCTGCTATGATAGATGCCGCATTTGCCATCGTTGCCACCGCATCTCGGACGGTTGCAGCAGACTTGAGCGAATCAGTCGGGACGGTACTTTATCAGTTTGTAGATCGAGGTACGGAAACTATTGGTAAAGCGATCGCGCCGATCGCTGACAATCCCGCGATAAAATGGGCGACCAAGGTGCCAGGAATTAATTGGTTCATGGCTGCGCTGGGTCAGGTGAATGTAGAGATAGTACAGCAAGAAGTTGACACATTGCGGCAACAGTACCCTTTGGATACCCCCGATCGATTGGCGCAGCGAGTTATCGCCGACACTGCTTGGAAAGCCGCCGGAATTGGTTTAGTCACCAATATTATTCCGCCTGTGGCACTAATGTTATTTGCCGCCGATCTAGGTGCGATCTCGGCTTTGCAAGCCGAAATGATTTATCGGATTGCGATTATTTATGGATTTTCGCCCACCGATGTTGCCCGACGCGGCGAAGTGCTGGCGATTTGGAGTTTATCGACTGGAAGTTCGGGCGCGCTTAAGATGGGGTTAAGCTTTGTCGAACTGCTCCCAGGCATTGGTGCGGTAGTGGGTAGTGCTGGCGATGCTACTTTGTTATACACTTTGGGACATCTAGCCTGCCGTTTCTACGAAGCCAAGCAAAAAGCGACATTATCCACATCAAATCGTTCGCAATTATAA
- the treZ gene encoding malto-oligosyltrehalose trehalohydrolase — protein sequence MKVGAWYVGGDRCQFTVWAPSAKEVSLKIVAPSERVLPMQPIEFGYWQLTEQIAPGTNYLYQLDGDLERPDPASHSQPQGVHGASEPIEHDTFAWSDREWSNLPLAELIIYELHTGTFTPEGTFDAIVSRLPYLKNLGVNAIEVMPISQFPGDRNWGYDGVYPFAVQDSYGGVDGLKRLVDACHQQGIAAFLDVVYNHFGPEGCYVDDYAPYYIDKFQCLWGNALNFDGAGSYGVRNYFIQNALYWLETFHIDGLRIDASDNIFDLNAKHFLQELAEATAELSDRAGRSFYLIAENDLSDVRLTRTAEQGGYGLDAQWNDAFHHCVHTVLTGEQSGYYKDYGTFEQLAKAYKQGFVYSWDYSPDRQRWHGSDSSDLPGQNMVVCIQNHDQVGNRILGDRLSQLVSFDALKVAAAALFMAPNIPLLFMGEEYAEAAPFLYFVSHTDPELIAAVRAGRKKEFAHFHQEQDYIDPESMEAFDRSKLQWEISQQGKHQVMFSLYQHLIQLRRTIPALRQLNKQNLDAIGLPEERVLLLHRWCDEGAIFCLLNFDRDDISFAPTIPAGNWQKILDSAEEKWLGAGSLMPEALNSSDRAITLRASSFALYQSTST from the coding sequence GTGAAAGTTGGGGCTTGGTATGTAGGTGGCGATCGCTGCCAGTTTACGGTATGGGCACCCAGTGCCAAAGAGGTTTCTCTTAAAATTGTCGCGCCGAGCGAGCGGGTTTTGCCGATGCAGCCGATCGAATTTGGCTATTGGCAACTCACAGAGCAAATTGCGCCAGGTACTAATTATCTGTATCAGCTCGATGGCGATTTAGAGCGTCCCGATCCGGCTTCTCATTCTCAGCCCCAAGGGGTGCATGGGGCTTCCGAACCGATCGAACATGATACATTTGCTTGGAGCGATCGAGAGTGGTCGAATCTACCGCTTGCAGAGCTGATTATTTACGAACTACATACGGGCACATTTACTCCCGAAGGTACCTTTGACGCGATCGTCTCTCGATTGCCATACTTGAAGAATTTGGGTGTCAATGCGATCGAAGTCATGCCGATCTCGCAGTTTCCAGGCGATCGCAATTGGGGCTACGATGGCGTGTATCCTTTCGCAGTGCAAGACTCGTACGGGGGTGTGGATGGCCTCAAACGACTAGTCGATGCTTGCCACCAGCAAGGGATAGCCGCGTTCCTAGATGTGGTTTATAACCATTTTGGCCCCGAAGGCTGCTACGTTGATGATTATGCCCCATACTATATCGATAAATTTCAATGTTTATGGGGGAACGCACTTAATTTTGATGGTGCTGGTAGCTACGGAGTCCGCAACTACTTTATTCAAAACGCGCTCTACTGGCTAGAAACTTTCCACATCGATGGTTTGCGTATAGATGCTAGCGACAATATTTTCGATCTCAATGCCAAACACTTTCTTCAGGAGCTAGCAGAAGCCACCGCAGAGCTGTCGGATCGTGCCGGAAGATCGTTTTATCTAATTGCCGAAAATGACCTCAGTGACGTCCGCCTGACGCGTACAGCCGAGCAAGGCGGTTACGGATTAGATGCGCAGTGGAACGATGCTTTTCACCATTGCGTACATACCGTACTCACGGGCGAACAGTCAGGTTATTACAAAGATTATGGAACTTTCGAGCAATTAGCCAAAGCCTACAAGCAAGGATTTGTCTACTCTTGGGATTATTCTCCCGATCGACAACGTTGGCACGGTAGCGATTCGAGCGATTTGCCTGGGCAAAATATGGTAGTTTGCATTCAAAACCACGACCAGGTTGGCAACCGAATTTTAGGCGATCGATTATCGCAATTAGTCTCATTTGACGCACTCAAAGTTGCTGCTGCTGCCTTATTTATGGCTCCTAATATTCCGCTCCTATTTATGGGTGAAGAATATGCCGAAGCAGCACCATTTTTGTACTTTGTCAGTCATACCGATCCAGAATTAATTGCCGCCGTTCGTGCTGGACGTAAGAAAGAATTTGCCCACTTTCATCAAGAGCAAGACTACATCGATCCTGAAAGTATGGAGGCTTTCGATCGATCTAAATTACAGTGGGAAATCAGCCAGCAAGGGAAACATCAAGTGATGTTTAGTCTATATCAGCATTTAATTCAATTACGCCGCACGATTCCAGCTTTGAGGCAATTAAATAAGCAAAATCTCGACGCGATCGGATTACCAGAAGAACGAGTGTTGCTACTCCATCGCTGGTGTGATGAAGGGGCGATCTTTTGTCTGTTGAATTTCGATCGGGATGATATCTCATTCGCACCGACTATTCCCGCAGGTAACTGGCAAAAAATCCTCGATTCTGCTGAGGAGAAATGGTTGGGTGCTGGTTCATTAATGCCGGAAGCATTAAATTCTTCGGATCGAGCAATTACGCTTCGAGCTAGTAGTTTTGCCCTTTATCAAAGTACATCCACATAA